The following coding sequences are from one Hymenobacter sp. DG25A window:
- a CDS encoding ABC transporter ATP-binding protein, which yields MIEVHNVQKSFNGNQVLKGITCTFETGKCNLVLGGSGTGKSVLLQCIVGLMQPDIGSITFDGTIFTNNKVQIRQEIRRKIGMLFQGGALFDSMTVYENTEFPLKMLTPEMSKEERRDRVEFCLKRVGLENAGNKMPSEISGGMKKRVGIARAIAPNCTYLFCDEPNSGLDPATSIKIDELIHEITHEYKITTVVITHDMNSVVEIGDHIIFLHKGLKLWDGNKDEILNAQVPELREFIFSSSLVRAAKKVEETSDGGMEALANEPLSEV from the coding sequence ATGATTGAAGTTCATAACGTCCAGAAATCCTTCAATGGCAACCAAGTGTTGAAGGGAATTACCTGCACGTTCGAAACGGGCAAATGCAACCTGGTGCTGGGTGGTTCCGGCACCGGCAAAAGCGTACTGCTGCAATGCATTGTAGGGCTTATGCAGCCCGACATTGGCAGCATCACCTTCGATGGCACCATCTTCACCAACAACAAGGTGCAGATCCGGCAGGAAATCCGCCGCAAGATTGGCATGCTGTTCCAGGGCGGTGCCCTCTTCGACTCCATGACGGTGTATGAAAACACGGAGTTTCCGCTGAAGATGCTCACCCCGGAAATGTCTAAAGAAGAGCGCCGGGACCGGGTGGAGTTTTGCCTGAAGCGCGTGGGCCTGGAAAACGCCGGCAACAAAATGCCCTCTGAAATTTCCGGCGGCATGAAAAAGCGCGTGGGCATTGCCCGCGCCATTGCCCCCAACTGCACCTACCTGTTCTGCGACGAGCCTAACTCCGGCCTCGACCCCGCTACCAGCATTAAGATTGACGAGCTGATTCATGAAATCACCCACGAGTATAAAATCACCACCGTCGTCATCACCCACGACATGAACTCCGTGGTGGAAATTGGCGACCATATCATCTTCCTGCACAAAGGCTTAAAGCTCTGGGACGGCAACAAGGACGAAATCCTGAATGCCCAGGTACCGGAGCTCCGCGAATTCATTTTCAGTAGCAGCCTGGTGCGTGCCGCCAAGAAAGTAGAAGAAACCAGCGACGGTGGTATGGAGGCTCTGGCCAACGAACCCCTTTCGGAAGTATAG
- a CDS encoding TolC family protein encodes MKPDYASHLALLVLLLAIACPGRGQDRLSYAECIDRAFQQNLQLKRAQLDMEVAGVQLKRQKAELLPVLNASLNSNKVVGRSIDPLTNEYINEQFRYHNGTVNSSVYLFEGFKTAHAIKAAKQEVAQNTYQVQAIKNDIMVDVALVYIRINYLMELIQSREQQVEASTRLVALTKLKLNAGRVPASALFKLLSQQASEQLELVNSKNELTLAYLDLWQLINAKPSDNIMISSLSDTDLSDIDFHRPAAQQVEQAIEAQPALASKRHNAARLYHQIGMARSSKFPTLQLAGNLDSEYSNTGDGYDFRSQLNNNMKFEMGLSLSLPLFNSFRNNMLIRESRLRYQQGLLDTDIERNRLTKVVQQAIADAEAARQSWKAARKAEEFARKSYEADNLKYEYGTISVFELNQTKVVFLNAQTDLFKAKYELILRTRLVDFYQGLPLNL; translated from the coding sequence ATGAAGCCTGATTATGCCTCTCATTTAGCCTTGCTGGTGCTGCTCCTGGCTATTGCCTGCCCCGGGAGAGGGCAGGATCGGCTTTCGTATGCGGAATGTATAGACCGGGCCTTTCAACAGAACCTGCAGCTCAAAAGGGCGCAGCTTGATATGGAAGTTGCCGGGGTGCAGCTCAAGCGTCAAAAAGCGGAGCTGCTGCCGGTTCTCAATGCCTCCTTAAATAGCAACAAGGTGGTGGGGCGCAGTATTGATCCGCTCACCAATGAGTACATTAATGAGCAATTCAGATATCATAATGGCACGGTAAATTCCTCTGTTTATCTATTTGAAGGGTTCAAAACCGCGCATGCTATCAAAGCAGCCAAGCAGGAAGTTGCGCAGAATACCTACCAGGTACAGGCCATAAAAAATGACATTATGGTGGATGTAGCGCTGGTCTATATTCGCATCAACTACCTCATGGAGCTGATCCAAAGCCGGGAGCAGCAAGTAGAAGCAAGCACGCGGCTGGTGGCGCTGACGAAGCTAAAGCTGAATGCCGGCCGAGTGCCGGCCAGTGCGTTGTTTAAGCTGTTGTCGCAGCAGGCTTCGGAGCAGTTAGAGCTGGTTAACAGTAAAAATGAGCTGACACTGGCTTACCTGGACCTATGGCAGCTTATTAATGCCAAACCCTCCGATAATATCATGATCAGCTCATTATCGGATACCGATTTATCGGATATAGATTTCCATCGTCCTGCTGCGCAGCAGGTGGAACAGGCCATTGAAGCACAACCCGCGCTAGCCTCTAAACGACATAATGCGGCCCGGCTTTACCATCAGATAGGGATGGCCCGCTCAAGTAAATTTCCCACCCTGCAGTTAGCTGGCAACCTGGACTCGGAGTATAGCAATACCGGCGACGGCTACGATTTCCGGAGTCAGCTAAACAACAACATGAAGTTTGAAATGGGGCTGTCCTTATCGCTCCCGCTGTTCAACAGCTTTCGAAATAATATGCTGATCCGGGAAAGCCGACTGCGTTATCAACAGGGTTTATTGGATACCGATATAGAGCGCAACCGGTTAACTAAAGTGGTACAACAAGCCATTGCCGATGCAGAGGCGGCTCGCCAAAGCTGGAAGGCGGCCCGCAAAGCAGAGGAGTTTGCCCGTAAAAGTTACGAGGCCGATAATTTAAAGTATGAATACGGCACCATTTCCGTTTTTGAGCTGAATCAAACGAAAGTGGTTTTTTTGAATGCCCAAACAGACTTATTTAAAGCAAAGTACGAGTTGATTTTGCGCACCAGACTAGTAGATTTTTACCAGGGCCTGCCACTGAATCTTTAA
- a CDS encoding HlyD family efflux transporter periplasmic adaptor subunit has protein sequence MAIRLIQMFCGLLVGFLVLGVGLLCFLKINETIDFKEGAIYSRNPQSVIRTPIDVRVLKVFAREGDNVQKGDTLFILENKRVEYDYATTQQEVGLTAKKLAVAERMLAYTRERRAAIERQRTLLKQIYASDCEQNKRELRALAAARRFAEQQSAISRDQYRTDSILYKRQALSRLDAVESKSRSLIKRKEAADSKAAYVEKQAYQTTLQHNFQQQLTSLEIDLNSLHQDEQSKQRELLDLRSQLAGMRNSAVVLGDAANQLIVRAPVAGHIINLYNSQQKTELLDRNQPLAVIAPNQEQFYAKVILPERELAYVRLGQPVNLKINAYYHYQYGAVHGRVAFISSANVNDQFFTIVQITGKPRFPLKAGYKLKGEIITSKYTLFRYTVKKLFDKIDTYNEA, from the coding sequence ATGGCTATCAGGCTGATTCAAATGTTTTGCGGCCTGTTGGTTGGCTTTCTGGTCCTGGGCGTGGGGCTGTTATGCTTTCTTAAAATCAACGAAACCATTGATTTTAAGGAGGGCGCCATTTACTCCCGTAACCCGCAATCCGTCATTCGGACGCCCATTGATGTGCGGGTGCTGAAGGTGTTTGCGCGTGAAGGCGACAACGTGCAGAAGGGGGATACCCTGTTCATTCTGGAAAACAAACGGGTGGAATACGACTATGCCACTACCCAGCAGGAGGTTGGTCTGACCGCTAAAAAGCTTGCGGTAGCGGAGCGCATGCTGGCCTATACCCGGGAGCGGCGCGCGGCTATTGAGCGGCAGCGCACCTTACTCAAACAGATATATGCCTCCGACTGCGAACAAAACAAACGCGAGCTGCGCGCCCTGGCGGCGGCCCGGCGCTTTGCCGAACAGCAAAGCGCCATTAGCCGCGACCAATACCGGACTGATTCTATTCTCTACAAACGCCAGGCGCTTTCCCGCCTGGATGCGGTAGAATCGAAAAGCCGGAGCCTTATCAAACGGAAGGAGGCTGCTGACAGCAAGGCCGCCTATGTGGAGAAACAGGCATATCAGACAACGCTGCAGCACAACTTTCAGCAGCAGCTTACCAGCCTTGAAATAGATCTTAACTCGCTGCATCAGGACGAGCAAAGTAAGCAGCGGGAGCTGCTGGATCTTCGCTCTCAGCTGGCCGGCATGCGTAACTCGGCCGTGGTTTTAGGCGATGCTGCCAACCAGCTCATTGTGCGGGCGCCCGTAGCCGGCCACATTATTAACCTCTACAACAGCCAGCAAAAAACGGAGCTGTTGGATCGGAATCAGCCGCTGGCAGTTATTGCGCCTAATCAGGAGCAGTTCTACGCCAAAGTGATATTACCCGAGCGGGAGCTGGCCTACGTGCGTCTGGGCCAACCCGTTAATCTTAAGATCAATGCCTATTACCACTATCAATACGGCGCCGTTCACGGGCGGGTGGCTTTCATTTCCTCGGCCAATGTAAATGACCAGTTTTTCACCATTGTTCAAATCACCGGCAAACCTCGCTTCCCTTTGAAAGCGGGCTATAAGCTGAAAGGGGAAATCATTACCAGTAAGTACACGCTGTTTCGGTACACGGTTAAAAAGCTATTTGATAAAATCGATACTTACAATGAAGCCTGA